The Granulicella cerasi region GTTCACGCCATCACGCGTGGCGAAGACGAGCTTTACCGGCGTATGGATCGCCAGCCCGGAGTCCTTGCTGACGAACTGAAAGATCTGCTCCTTGCTGGCTTCGATATCGCGCTTCTGCGCATCGGTCAGCTTGCCATCCACCGCGATCGAGGTCTGCCCGGACTGCAGCACCGGCGGAGTGTCCACGCCCTTGGGCGCACCGCTCGCAGGCGTTGAAGAGTTCGGCGTCTTTGGCGTTTCCACCGCCTGAGCCCCAGCCACACCGCCATATAAACCACACGCCAACACCAACGCACCCAGACGCTTCGACAAACCGCCTCCTACAAACTCTTTCCTTGGACGAGTGTACCCATACCGACGGAAGCAGCACAGCAACCCCCTCTTGTATCCTCAAGAGGACGAACGGAATCTAACCTCCCGATGAGTACGACACACACAGAAATCGACGCCCTGCTCCACCACGCCGCCTTCGCGCCGCTGAATGACCGCGCTTTCCTCCGCATCACCGGCCCCGATGCCACGCGCTGGCTCAACGGCATGGTCACGAACTCTGCGCAGGCGCTCGAACCCGGCCAGGGCAACTACAACTTCCTGCTGAACGCGCAGGGCCGCATCCTCGGCGACGCCTATATCTACCGCGAACATGCCGACGAGCCGACGTTTTTGCTCGCCACTCAACGCTCGCAGCTCGAAACTCTTCAGCAAACCCTCGACCGCTTCATCATCATGGATGACGTCGAACTCGCCCCGGCCTTCGTCGACGAGTCCTCCCTCCTGATCACCGGCCCCGAAGCCGCCACGCTGCTCGCCAGGCTCGGTCTCCCACAGGTCGATCCAAACTCGCTCGCGACCGCTGATACCGCGCACGGTCCCGTCTTGCTACTGACAACTCAAGAAGCCAACACCTTCGAGTTGCGCGCCCCGACCGCCGTTATCACCGCTCTGCGTAACGCTCTTGGTGACGCTCCTGAAGTCTCCGCAGAAGCTCTCGAGGCCCACCGCATTCTTACCGGCACGCCGCTCTACGGCACGGACATCCGCAACACCGACGCCGCCAAGGACCTGCCGCAGGAGACCAATCAGGCGCACGCGCTGCACTTCAACAAAGGCTGCTACCTCGGTCAGGAAATCGTCGAGCGCATCCGTTCGCGTGGTCAGGTTCACAAGCTCTTCACCAAGTTCACGCTCGAAGGCACACTGCCCGAACTCCCTGTGCCGCTGACCGCCGTTGTTGCCAGCGGAGAAGCGAAGCCCGCAGGCGAGCTCACCAGCGCCACCGAAATCGACGGCAAGCTCTACGCCCTCGGCTACGCCCGCCGCGAGTTCCTCGAACTCAAAAAGACCATCACCTACCCAGGTGGCAGCGCGATTCCTAGATCCTAAGCATCGAACACATCTAGCCTCATAAGAAACGAGACCCTGACATGGCCGACACTCCTTTCGTCATCAACGACCGCCGCAAATTCACCGCCGAAGGCGAACTTCGCCCCGACGCCCAGATCGACCGCGAGCCGACTCCTGCCGCCGAAGCCGAAGCGCCCAAGGCTTCCGCCACCGTCACCGAGTTCCCTCGCCCTGTTGCCGAGCCGGTGATGGAAGAAGCTCCCGCGCCCGTAGCGGCCGAGATCAGCGAAGACGCTCCGCAGGAGTACCCCGCCATCCCACAGGACCAGCTCGAGCAGGCGCAGCGCGCCTACGAGGCCACGATCGATCGCCTCGACACCGCCGTCCGCGCCATGGATCCCGGTGCAAACCACCTGCCACCGATGAACTTCGAGCGCCTCATTCAGTCGCTGTACATGCAGGCGCTCATGCAACTCGGCGCCGCGCCCGAGCAGGGCCAGCAGCAGCCGCGCGTAGACCTCATGGGCGCTCGCGCCACCATCGACATGCTCACCGTGCTCGCCAGCAAGACCACCGGTAACCTTAGCGACAACGAGCAGAAGCTCGTGGACAACGCGCTCTTCGAGCTCCGCATGGGCTTCCTCGAAGTGACGCAAATCCTTTCGCAGCAGGCCCAGCAGCGCCAGGGCGCTCCCGGCACGATGCCCCCGCCCCCCGGCGGCCCCAGCCTCGTCAAGTAACGAAGAGCTTCGAGCTCATAGCTCCCACTTGAAAGCTCGCATACTGATAGTTGTCAGCAAAAGCTCGTAACTCACCACCCGCAACTCACAACTCGAACCTACCCACGAGCGCGCGAGTACCGACTTACCACTTACGACTTAACACTTTTCACTGCCTTTCCATGCAAGCGACCCTCACATTCCTCGGCACCGGCACCAGCATGGGCGTTCCCACGCTCGGGTGCCCGTGCGCGGTGTGTCAGGACGCCTATAACCCCGGCTCACCCAACCGCCGAACCCGCTGCTCGGCCGCCATCAGCTTCAACGACCACACCGTCCTCATAGACTCCGGCCCCGACTTTCACACCCAGGCCGTCCGCGAGCGCATCAACAGCGTCGACGCCGTGCTCTACACCCACGGCCACGCCGACCACATCCTCGGCATGGACGATCTTCGCCCCCTGAGTTTCGGCAAGCCTGACGGCCTGCCGCTCTTCGCTGACAACGCCACCGCCCCGGTCATCGAGCGCGTCTTCGAGTACACCTTCCGCAAGATTGATCGCTACCCTACCTCCGCCCGCGTGGAGATGAACCGCATCCCCACCACCACCGGCGCGCGCATCCCGCTCTTCGGAGCCGAGTTCCTCCGCGTGCCGGTCACGCATGGCCGACACACCATCACCGGGTACCGCTTCGGCTCTGCGGCGTACCTCACAGACATGAGCGACATCCCATCAGAAGCTAAACCATTGCTTGAAGACCTCGACATCCTCATTCTGGACGCTCTGCGCCGCGAGCCTCATCCTTCGCACGCGCATCTGGCAAAGTCCGTCGCCCTCGTCGAAGAGCTACGTCCCAAGCGCGCCTTTTTCACCCACATCTCCCACGATCTCGATCACGACACCGTCAACGCCGAACTTCCGCCCTACATCCGCCTCGCCCACGACGGCCTCAAGCTCGAATTCGACATCATGGCGGGCTAGGTTCAACCCGCAACTCGTCACTCGCAACGTAAGACTCGAATCACATGAAGATCTTCCACTCCCTCGACGACCTCCGCTCCGCGCTCGCCGCTTCTAACGGGAAAGCCCAGCGCACTGTCGTCACCATCGGCAACTTCGACGGCGTCCACCGCGGCCACCAGATGGTCATCGCGAACCTCCGCGCCCGCGCCGAGCAGCTCAACGCGCTCGCCGTCGCCGTCACCTTCGATCCGCACCCGTCACACATTCTGCGCCCTGAGCCGCGCACACGCCTCATCACGCCTACCGCTGAAAAACTTCGCCGCCTCGCGCTCACCGGCCTCGACGCCACGCTTGTGCTGCCCTTCGACGACACACTGCGCCTCACCACCGCGCGCCAATTCGCCGAGCAGTATCTGCAAGAGGGTCTCCGCGCGCTCGAGGTCCACGAAGGCGAGAATTTCCGCTTCGGCCACGACGCCGAGGCCGACATCCACTCCCTCGCGCAGCTCGGCAACGACCTCGGATTCACCGTCCACGCCTACCAGCCGCTCATCCTGCGCGGCGCGCCCATCTCCTCCAGCCGCATCCGCACGCTGCTCCGCGAAGGCCATCTCGCCGAAGCGCGCGCGCTCCTCGGTTACAACTTCGCCGTGCGTTCCACACCCGCAAGCGGTCGCGGCTACGGCACCAGGTACGCCGTGCCGACGATCAACATAGCACCGTACGCCGACCTGCTCCCCGCCAACGGCGTCTACGTCACGACCCTCCGCATCGGCGAAGGCCCCGACGCGCGCCTCTTCCGCGGCGTCACCAACGCGGGCAACCGCCCCACCTTCGGCGCGGACAGCTTCGCCGTCGAGAGCTACCTCTTCGGCTTCGAACCCATCGCGTTGACGGAAGAAACGCCGCTGGAGCTCACCTTTCTCCATCGCCTTCGCGAAGAGCGCAGGTTCGACAGCCCTGACCTCCTCAAGCAGCAGATCGGCCGCGACGTCGCTAAAGCCAATCGCTTCTTCGCGCTCTGCGACGTGCTTTCGCTTTAGCTCTCAACATACTTATCCCCCCGAAAGGGGATCTGCGTCTATTGGAATCTGGCCCGCTGGACCCTGGCACTCCGATGTCTTCCTGACCAACTGACCTTCTGAATCCCTGACACACTGGATGCACCATCCAGCGATCTACGGCATCGGCAACAGCTTCGCATCGGCCCGCAGGTACAGCGGATGTTTCGGCATCCCGTTCGCGTTCCAGCCAAAGCACATCAGTCCCGGAATCTTCGCTGCGACCGCGGCCCCGCGCCCGAGATGCATCCCATGCGAGCCCCAGCACGCAATGCGCGGCCCCGCAATCGGCGCAATCAGCTTGTGCAATACATTCCCCACCCCGACCGGGTCTTCGATCGCCAGCATCACCTTCGGGTCCGTCGCACGATAGCCGAAGATGTTCAGCATCCGCATCCCGCCACAACCCTCACGCTCGGCAAAGCCGCGGCAACGACGCACCGTGGGATCATCCTGAAACTCATCCGCAGTCGAGGGATTCAGCCCGATGAACGCGGCCATCGGCAGCGACTCGTCCCACACGATGTCCAGCGTGTAGCGATACAGGCGGCACGGGGAAAACTTCGCCGTACGCTTCACAAACAGCGGATCGACCGAGTACTTCACCCTACTGCTTCGCCCCACTCTTCGGCGGCCCGGCGGCCACGGGAGCCTTCACCACCGGCCTCGCCGCACCGGTTGCAGGCTTCGCGGCAGCAGGCATCGTATTCCACTTCACCACCGGCGTAGGGTGCCCGTCATCGCTCTCCGATGCCGAGACCGCAGGCGCGGCCGTCACCTTCGCCGGAGCCGCGGGCTTCGGCGTGTCGTCATCGCTGTCGTCGGAATCATCATCCGCTTCAGCTGGCTTTTTCGGCGCTGCAGGAGCCGACGTCGCGTTCGGCGTCACCTGCACGTCAAGCTGCTTCTTCGGGGCGTCGTAGCGGGCAAACTGCTCGTTCGGCACGCTTGCCGTCGCGACCTTCATGAAGTCGATCCAGGCTGGCAGTGCCGCACGAGCGCCCGTCTCCTTATCGCCCAGCGTCTGCGAAGGATTATCGAATCCAACCCACACACCCGCCGTCACCGAAGGCGAAAAGCCCAGGAACCACGCGTCCGTGAAGCTGTTCGTCGTGCCCGTCTTGCCGCCGAACGCATGGTGCATCTGCGAAACCGTCGCGGCCGTACCGTGGCTCGTCACCGCCTCCAGCAGCACCATCATCTTGCGCGCGATATCGACGGTGATCACTTCCTTCACCTCGGGCGTCTTCTGCTCGAGCGGCAGCCCATCCGCCTGCACAATGCGGCGAATGTAATGCGGCTGAATGCGAATGCCATCGTTCGGGAAGACGCTGTATGAAGCCACCTGTTCGCTCAGCGTAATGCCGGCCGCACCGATCGCCACCGGCAGGAAGTTGGGAAGCGGCGAGGTCACGCCGAATCGGCGCGCGACCTCAATCACCTTCCTGATGCCAACCTTGTCCGCCAATCGCAACGCCGGAATATTGCGCGACTCTGCAAACGCCTCCGTCAACGACATCGGACCGCGCCAGTCCGCTTCGTAGTTGTGCGGCGTATACGGTCCGTTCGGCGTGTAGAAGCTCGCCGGAGCATCCAGCACGGTGTCCGTCGGCTTCATCCCCGCTTCCATCGCGGCGGTGTAGTCATACGGCTTGAACGAGGATCCCGTCTGGCGTTGCGCTTGCGTTGCGCGGTTGAATTGGCTGACCTCGAAATCGCGTCCGCCAATCATCGCCATCACTTCGCCGTTGGCGTTGTTCACGGCCATAAATGCGCCCTGCGCGCCCGAGTCCTGCTCCAGCAGGAAGCGCGGCGTCGCGCCAGCCGTCGCCACCTTCACGTAAACGATGTCGCCCGGCTTCGCGATCTCAGTCGCCTTCAACTTCTGCGTCCACACCCAGTCTGCGGGCTCCATCGTGGACTGCACTCGCCCCACACGCACCACCATACGCGTCGGCGCAACCTCCATCACCAGCGCGTGGAAGTATGTTCCCACCGCAATCGGCGTGTTCCAGTCAGGGTGTTTGTAGCTGTTGAGGTCTGCGCCGCTGGTCAACACATTCTGCAGCTTCGACTTCCATCCGCGCCGACGCTCATACGCTGCCAGATCGTCCAGCAGAGCCTTGTTCGCTGCGCGCTGCGCGTCGAGGTCGAGCGTCGTGTAAACCTTCAACCCCGCGCCATGCACCTCTTCCGCGCCATACTCGCGCTCAAGCTGACGACGCACTTCCTCGATGAAGTACGGAGCCTCCGACGCCGACGGCGGCGGCTCAAGATTCAGCCCCAACGGCTGACGCTTCGCCTCGCTATACTGCGCCGCCGTGATGCGCTTGTCCTCATACATCTCCGCCAGTACAAGGTTGCGGCGACGCAAGGCACGCTCCGGATGCCGCACCGGTGAGTACTCCTCCGGCCCCTTCGGCAAACCCGCGAGCGTGGCCGCTTCGGCCAGCGTCAGGTCGCGCGCATGCTTTGAAAAGTAGTATTCGGAGCCGGCCTCAAACCCGTAGGTTCCACGCCCCAGGTAAATCTGGTTCGCATAAAGCGAGAAGATCTGCGCCTTCGTAAAGTGGCGCTCGATCTGCAGCGTCAGGAAGATCTCCTGCAGCTTGCGCCCGTAGGTCTTCTCGCTCGAAAGGAACAGGTTTCTCGCCAGCTGCATCGTCAACGTCGACGCTCCCTGCGACCGCTGCTTGGAGTGCAAATCCTTCCACGCTGCACCCACCACGCGAATCAGGTTCACGCCACTGTTGCTCATGAAGTTCTTGTCTTCGATCGACAGGATGGCGTCGCGCAGCACCGGCGGAAACTCCGAGTACGGCACCACCACGCGGCGCTCCAGCGCAAACGAACCAAAGACGCGCCCATGCACGTCCAGCAGCTCCGTCGTTGTGCTCGGGCGATAGCGCTCGAGGTCCGCCATCTGCGGAAGGTTGACCGAGTAGGTCAACATCAGGCCGACCATGATGCCGAACACCGCCGAGGCTCCGATCAGCAGCCAGAACGAGGCCTTCGCGGCGATTTTGCGCGAACGGAACTCGGGTTCCTTGAAGGGGAAAGACCGCATCGCCCGCCACAAAGCACCCTTCGTCACGGGAGTCTCTGCAGGCACTCGGCGCCTGGTCGCTGGCTGTCGGGTCACGGTCACGGCAAGCTCCACCTTACCACGCAGAGGCCAGGGTTTAGGGGACAGCGTTGCGTGACAGGTGCTTCACGGCTAAGACCCGTAACTCAAGACCCACACCAGAAGATACCGCCCCGAACGAAATGCGGCGGGAAGAGTTCAATCTCTCCCCGCCGACCGTCTTCTATACCCTAAGCCCTACACCCTAAAGCCTGCTCTTACGCCGTCTTCGCCTTCAGCATCTCGAGGGCCTTGGTCAGCTGGTCATCGACCATCTTCGGCTTCTTCTTCGTCGAGTTCACGGGTGTCGCCGGCTTCGGAGCCGAGTCATCTGCCGCATCGTCGTCATCCGGCGTCGTGTTCTCGACCAACGTCGCAGGTGTTACGCCGTCGTCCTCGAACTTCTTGCCGTCCGGCGACACATACTTTGCGATCGACAGAATGAGCGCACCGCCATCGGGCATCTCAAACGTCTTCGCCTGCGTGCCCTGACCAAACGTGCGCGAACCCACTACATCGGCGCGCTTGTTGTCCGCCAGCGCTGCAGCGACGATCTCCGCCGCGCCTGCCGTGCCATGGTTCACCAGAACCACTACCGGCGACTTCGCATTAATCGTCTTCGAACCTTCTGCCGAGAACGTCTGCTTCTCGAACTTCTGGCCTTCGAGCGTCGCAATCGTACCGGAGGCGAGGAAGAAGTTCGCCAGACGAACACCCTCGCTCATCTCGCCGCTCGCCACATCGCGCAGGTCGAGCAAGACCTTCTTGCCCGGCTGCTTTGACGCGCCCTTCAGCTTGCTCTCGATGTATGAAACATGGTCCTTATCGAGCGTTTCAGGCTTCAGATAGAGGATCGAATTGTTCTCATACCAGGTATCGGTCGGCGCCGGCTCAACCACCACCACGCGGTTCAACTTCAGCGCATCCGGCTTTGCCGAGCGAGGACGCAACACCGCCAGCTTCAGCTCGGAACCCGGCGCACCCGCCATCATCAGCTGGATCATCGCCAGCGGGATATCGCGTGTGTCCTTGCCGTCGATGGCCTCGATGATGTCGCCGTCCGTGATGTTCGCCTTGTCCGCAGGCGATCCCGGAACCACGCTTACGACCGTTGCATAGCCAAAGCGCTTCGAAGGCACAATACCCACCTGGGCCTTGCCAGCCTTCGCGTCCTTCCACGTCTTGTAGTCTGCAGGCGAAAGGTAGCTCGAGTCCGGGTCCAGCGACTCCAGCAGGCCGCGCAACGCACCGTGCGTCACCTTGCCCATGTTCGGCTCTTCCACATAGTCGTTCTGGATGTGCTGCAGCACCTCGCTGTACACGTTGATCTGGCGGTAGGCACCTTCCTGCGGCGCGTCAGAAGCCGCGCTCACGCCATGAAAGTTCGCACCCACAAACAGGCCCAGTACTACCACCACGGAAACAGCCAGCAAACCCAGCTTTGCGCTCTTCGGCATATACGGCAGACTCACTCCAATACCAGAAAACTACCAGTCGACACAGTGTAGACGCACCGCACACGAAAAGGATACTTCGCGGTGAGCCGCGCATCCCGCGCTCACTCTTTTCTTGGTCCTCACCCGAAGGAATCTTCGTCAACT contains the following coding sequences:
- the ribF gene encoding riboflavin biosynthesis protein RibF — encoded protein: MKIFHSLDDLRSALAASNGKAQRTVVTIGNFDGVHRGHQMVIANLRARAEQLNALAVAVTFDPHPSHILRPEPRTRLITPTAEKLRRLALTGLDATLVLPFDDTLRLTTARQFAEQYLQEGLRALEVHEGENFRFGHDAEADIHSLAQLGNDLGFTVHAYQPLILRGAPISSSRIRTLLREGHLAEARALLGYNFAVRSTPASGRGYGTRYAVPTINIAPYADLLPANGVYVTTLRIGEGPDARLFRGVTNAGNRPTFGADSFAVESYLFGFEPIALTEETPLELTFLHRLREERRFDSPDLLKQQIGRDVAKANRFFALCDVLSL
- a CDS encoding S41 family peptidase, producing the protein MPKSAKLGLLAVSVVVVLGLFVGANFHGVSAASDAPQEGAYRQINVYSEVLQHIQNDYVEEPNMGKVTHGALRGLLESLDPDSSYLSPADYKTWKDAKAGKAQVGIVPSKRFGYATVVSVVPGSPADKANITDGDIIEAIDGKDTRDIPLAMIQLMMAGAPGSELKLAVLRPRSAKPDALKLNRVVVVEPAPTDTWYENNSILYLKPETLDKDHVSYIESKLKGASKQPGKKVLLDLRDVASGEMSEGVRLANFFLASGTIATLEGQKFEKQTFSAEGSKTINAKSPVVVLVNHGTAGAAEIVAAALADNKRADVVGSRTFGQGTQAKTFEMPDGGALILSIAKYVSPDGKKFEDDGVTPATLVENTTPDDDDAADDSAPKPATPVNSTKKKPKMVDDQLTKALEMLKAKTA
- a CDS encoding DUF1844 domain-containing protein, whose translation is MADTPFVINDRRKFTAEGELRPDAQIDREPTPAAEAEAPKASATVTEFPRPVAEPVMEEAPAPVAAEISEDAPQEYPAIPQDQLEQAQRAYEATIDRLDTAVRAMDPGANHLPPMNFERLIQSLYMQALMQLGAAPEQGQQQPRVDLMGARATIDMLTVLASKTTGNLSDNEQKLVDNALFELRMGFLEVTQILSQQAQQRQGAPGTMPPPPGGPSLVK
- a CDS encoding MBL fold metallo-hydrolase, which produces MQATLTFLGTGTSMGVPTLGCPCAVCQDAYNPGSPNRRTRCSAAISFNDHTVLIDSGPDFHTQAVRERINSVDAVLYTHGHADHILGMDDLRPLSFGKPDGLPLFADNATAPVIERVFEYTFRKIDRYPTSARVEMNRIPTTTGARIPLFGAEFLRVPVTHGRHTITGYRFGSAAYLTDMSDIPSEAKPLLEDLDILILDALRREPHPSHAHLAKSVALVEELRPKRAFFTHISHDLDHDTVNAELPPYIRLAHDGLKLEFDIMAG
- the ygfZ gene encoding CAF17-like 4Fe-4S cluster assembly/insertion protein YgfZ, with amino-acid sequence MSTTHTEIDALLHHAAFAPLNDRAFLRITGPDATRWLNGMVTNSAQALEPGQGNYNFLLNAQGRILGDAYIYREHADEPTFLLATQRSQLETLQQTLDRFIIMDDVELAPAFVDESSLLITGPEAATLLARLGLPQVDPNSLATADTAHGPVLLLTTQEANTFELRAPTAVITALRNALGDAPEVSAEALEAHRILTGTPLYGTDIRNTDAAKDLPQETNQAHALHFNKGCYLGQEIVERIRSRGQVHKLFTKFTLEGTLPELPVPLTAVVASGEAKPAGELTSATEIDGKLYALGYARREFLELKKTITYPGGSAIPRS
- a CDS encoding penicillin-binding protein 1A, which encodes MRSFPFKEPEFRSRKIAAKASFWLLIGASAVFGIMVGLMLTYSVNLPQMADLERYRPSTTTELLDVHGRVFGSFALERRVVVPYSEFPPVLRDAILSIEDKNFMSNSGVNLIRVVGAAWKDLHSKQRSQGASTLTMQLARNLFLSSEKTYGRKLQEIFLTLQIERHFTKAQIFSLYANQIYLGRGTYGFEAGSEYYFSKHARDLTLAEAATLAGLPKGPEEYSPVRHPERALRRRNLVLAEMYEDKRITAAQYSEAKRQPLGLNLEPPPSASEAPYFIEEVRRQLEREYGAEEVHGAGLKVYTTLDLDAQRAANKALLDDLAAYERRRGWKSKLQNVLTSGADLNSYKHPDWNTPIAVGTYFHALVMEVAPTRMVVRVGRVQSTMEPADWVWTQKLKATEIAKPGDIVYVKVATAGATPRFLLEQDSGAQGAFMAVNNANGEVMAMIGGRDFEVSQFNRATQAQRQTGSSFKPYDYTAAMEAGMKPTDTVLDAPASFYTPNGPYTPHNYEADWRGPMSLTEAFAESRNIPALRLADKVGIRKVIEVARRFGVTSPLPNFLPVAIGAAGITLSEQVASYSVFPNDGIRIQPHYIRRIVQADGLPLEQKTPEVKEVITVDIARKMMVLLEAVTSHGTAATVSQMHHAFGGKTGTTNSFTDAWFLGFSPSVTAGVWVGFDNPSQTLGDKETGARAALPAWIDFMKVATASVPNEQFARYDAPKKQLDVQVTPNATSAPAAPKKPAEADDDSDDSDDDTPKPAAPAKVTAAPAVSASESDDGHPTPVVKWNTMPAAAKPATGAARPVVKAPVAAGPPKSGAKQ
- a CDS encoding DUF1643 domain-containing protein encodes the protein MKYSVDPLFVKRTAKFSPCRLYRYTLDIVWDESLPMAAFIGLNPSTADEFQDDPTVRRCRGFAEREGCGGMRMLNIFGYRATDPKVMLAIEDPVGVGNVLHKLIAPIAGPRIACWGSHGMHLGRGAAVAAKIPGLMCFGWNANGMPKHPLYLRADAKLLPMP